From Methylovorus glucosotrophus:
GGCTGGCTGCAGGCGGTCGACCAGGTGTTGCGCGATTACGATAGCGTGGCCGAGGAGTTGCAGCGCGATGTGGAGGTCAAGCAATCCGTCATCGGGCTGTTGCAGCTGGTGAGTGGTTTGCTGCTGGTGAGCTGCCTGTTTGCGCTGGCGCTTAAAGCCAAGCATCTGTTGATTGACCGTATCGGCCACCTGACGCGATTGCTGCCCGAGGAATTTCAGCTGGAAGATGACCAGCCTTATGCCGATGAATTTGCCCGGCTGGAGCAGACCATTTACCGCATCGCAGCCCGTCTGGAAGGCTTCCGCGCCGAGAGCGAGTGGTTCAACCAGACCCGCAGTGAGCGCTTGCGGCGCGTGTTGCGTGCGCAGGGGTTTTTGCACCAGCTGGTGGGCATGATCAACACGCCCGACCTCAGCGAGGCACTGTTGCGCAAGGTGCTGTACATGCTGGAAAGCGCACTGGATGTGCAGAATGTTGCCCTGCTGTTTGCTGAAAAATCGGGCGGGGAGACAGTAGAGCGCACACTGTTTTCGCAGCATCTGCCACGCGCCATACCTCCCGGCCTGCTTGCCGAGCTGAGTACCAGCCAGGCTGCCAGTTATCAGCTGCCAGCCAGCGACGGGCAGGAAGGCGCGAGTGGCGTGGTGGCCGCCTTTACCAGCCCATGGGAAACGCTGGGCATGCTGACGGTAGAAGCCGAGGCTACCCATGTGTTTGATGAAACCGACATCGAGCTGGTGGAAATGACCGCGCAATTGCTGTCCATGGTGATGGGCACGCAGAACCGCGAGCAGGAAGGCCGTCGTGCTGCGCTGCTGGATGAACGCGCCGCCATTGCCCGCGAGCTGCATGATTCGCTGGCACAGTCGCTGTCGTTCATGAAAATCCAGATTTTCCGTCTGCAAAGTCATCCGCAGACCCAGCATGCCGACTTGCGCGGCATCGTGAACGAGTTGCGCCAGGGGCTGGATAATGCCTACCGCGAGTTGCGCGAGTTGCTGTCGACTTTCCGCGTGCACATGGATGTGCGCGGGCTGCGCTTCGCCATTCAGTCGGCGATTGATGAATTCATGCAGCGCTCCAATCTCTCGATTGCGCTGGATAACCGGCTGGTGAATTGCCGCCTGACGGTGAATGAGGAATTCCATATCCTGCATGTGATCCGCGAGGCGCTGTCGAATATCGTGCGTCACTCCGGCGCCAGCACGGTGACGGTGGCGCTGGTGTATCAGAGCAATGGCTCGGTCATCGTCACCATTGATGATGACGGCATCGGTTATGCCAGCAAGCCCGGCGAGCCTGGGCATTACGGCCACAGCATCATGCAGGAGCGTGCTTACAGCCTGGGAGGCGAGCTGGCAGTTTTGCGTCGCCGCACTGGCGGCACGCGGGTAAGATTGGTATTTACGCCGCAATTGGCACAATGACAGGAGAGTACGACCTTGAGCATCCCCAGTAACCCGACCTCCAGTAACCCGACTTCTGAGCTGACATCCGGCGGCGCCACTCCGACCAAGGTGTTCCTGATTGATGACCATGCGCTGTTTCGCAAGGGCGTCGGCCAGATGATAGAAGCCGACCCGGCATTCCGGGTGGTGGGCGAGGCCGCTTCCGGGAGCGAAGGCTTGTTGCTGGCTCCACCTCTGCAGCCCGATGTGGTGCTGATCGACCTCAACATGAAGGGCCTGAATGGCATTGAAACCCTGCGCCGCTTCAAAACCGAAAGCAGTTTGCAGGCGCGCTTTGTGGTGCTGACGGTGTCGGATGCGGAGGATGATCTGCTGGAAGCCCTGCGCGCCGGGGCGGATGGCTATCTGCTGAAGGACATGGAGCCGGAAGACCTCTGTGCCAGCCTGAAAAAAGTGATTTCCGGCATGACGGTGATACAGGATAGCCTGACCGAAGTGCTGAAGCAGGCTTTGCTGGAACCGCGCACGCGCAAGGCGGATGATGACGTGGCGCTGACCGACCGCGAGCAGGAAATCCTGCAGTGTCTGGCCGATGGCCTCAACAACAAGACCATCGCGCGCAAGCTGGGCATTTCCGATACCACGGTCAAAGTGCATATCAAGCATCTGCTGAGCAAGCTCAAGCTCACCAGCCGGCTCGAAGCTGCCGTATGGGCCCATCGTAAAAAGTAAGCACCTGCTCTGCTGGCTGGCCTTGCCTGGCCTAGCGGCGGCTGACAAACAGCCGGGCAGAAATCAGGCAGATGAGACTAGCCAGACCGATGATGATGACGGCCAGCACATCGGCCCCGGCATATCCCCAGAAACTGTTCATGCGCAGTACTCCTCCATGGCAGTGCCATCCTTGCTTAACAAACCAGTGTCTTCCATGCGGGTGAGTCCAAACGGTGTCAGCTGGTAATAAAACGACAAGGCCTCGCGCGGCAGAATATCCCCTACGGTTTCGGTGATGAGTTGCGGTTCATTGCGCACCACCAGGCCAGCGGCGGATAACTCATCCAGCGCCACATGCAAGCTGTTGATCGCATAACGTCCCCGCAGACTGTAGGCGTTCAGGGTCAGTTCGATCAGCGCCTGATCGCGCATGCCACCCAGCTGATGCAGCCGTGTCAGCAAAAATCCTTTTATGTGCAGTTTCATGCGTGTTCTCCCGCTGGGTTGTCGCGTAACTGGGCCACGTCTTCAGCCGATTCGCCAAACATGACAAAGCTGCCCGCCACGGTGAGGATGAGCCCGACCAGGAAATACCACGGTGGCATCTGCAGGGTAAAGGCCGCAATAAACAGCAGGGCAAATACCGCGTAGAGGTTGCCTATGGCTTCGCCGCGGCCCACGCCGATCAGACTGAAGCTCTTGTAAAACGCGGTGTAGCAATAAGCATGGCAGGCCGAGGCCAACACTATCCACACCATGGCCTTGGGGTTTTGCACGGTAGTGAGCAGTAGCTCACCTATCGGCAGGCTGGTGAACAGCGCCAGTGCCGGCAGGATCAATATGCCCCAGAAAAGGATCTCGAAACTGAAGCGGCAATGAATGCCCACGTCCGGGTCGGTCACATCCATGGCGCGCGCTGCCACGGCACCTTCCATGCCCCATCCCAGTGCAGACATGATGCCGCCTAGATAGCCCAGCCAGGCGTGGCTGTTATCGCCACCCACCTCGCCAAACAGGCCAGGGCCATAAATCACCAGGCCACCCATCATGATGATCAGCATGCCCAGCGCGGCACGCGTGGAGATTTTTTCGCGGTACCACAGGCGCGCCACCACGGCGCCTATCACTGGGTAAAACAGCGAAGTAACCGCGGCAAATACCGGCCCCACATAGCCCATGGCCATATAGGAGCCGAAGATCGCCATCGGCCCGCCACAGAGCGACGCCAGCGCATACCATTTCGAGATACGCCGAAAGCGCACCATGGTGCGGGCGTAATCCCCCACCTTGCCCAGCACACCATTCCACAGCAGCAAAAACACAAACACCGCCAGCGCGTGCACCCAGGTCATCACTGCGGTGGCGGCCAGCCGCAATGATTGCTGATCCTGCGGGATATCGACATACGGCGCTTCATACCACAGCGCCGTGCCTGGCACATACCACGCGCCCCAAAGTATCGCCGTCCACAAGGCCCACATGAATCCCCAGCGCTGGTTGCGGCTGTAATGGCGTTGCAGCGTGGCTTGCAGTCTGGCGGCATAGGGCGGGGCGTGCATGAGGCGGATTCCTTAATAAGCAGTATTTGCAGGAGATGGTAATGGCCGGGCAGGGCGTCTTTCCATACTCCTGAGGGAGTAGGCCGCCGCCAGTTGAGACGCATGCTGCGCAGATGCCCCAAGTTGGACCGGAACCTGCTTCAGATCCCGCGTACCGCACCATTTTCTTGCTACTTCTTAGGTAGTAATCCGTAGTGAGAATTGTGAGGCGGGGGCGGCGGGTATTCAATGGTGCCCAATGCAGGACATGCCAGCATCGTGCGTGCTGCCCGTGGGCCTGCTGACTGCATGACTTTTCGATAAGGGGAATTAAATTGAACAGTAATCCGCCCGTAGACGCGATAGGCGCCGATTTATCCGGCGATGTCGTCGCCCAGAACTCTACCCTGCACCGCAAGATCGGCTGGCAGGGTGCGTTCTGGGTTGCCAGCGGTGTACCCGCACTGGTGCTTTTTTCCATAGGCGCCATTGCCGCCACCGTTGGCAAACCTTCCTGGATGGTATGGATGATCTCCATTGCCTTCGGTTTTATCCAGGCCTTTACCTATGCCGAAATTGCCGGCCTGTTTCCACACAAATCCGGCGGCGCTTCCGTTTATGGCGCCGTGGCCTGGGTGCGTTACAGCAAATTCATCGCCCCCGTGTCAGTCTGGTGTAACTGGTTTGCCTGGTCACCCGTGCTGGCGATTGGCTCCGGCCTCGCGGCGGGCTATATCCTGAGTGCGCTGTTTGCGCCGGATGCGGTGATCAATACCTGGCAGATTACGCTGCTTGATCTGAGCTTCATCAAGACAGACCTCGCCTTGCGCATCAACGCCACCTTCATCCTCGGCGCTGCCGTGCTGATGTCGGTATTTGCCGTGCAGCATGGCGGCATTCTGCGTTCCGCCCGCGTCACCATGATCCTGGGCATTACCGCGCTGATCCCCCTGATGCTGATTGGCCTCATCCCTATCCTCACTGGCGATGTACCTCAGGTGAATTTCTTCCCCATGGCACCACTGAGCTATGACGCTGCAGGTAATGTGGTCGATGGCGTGTGGGGCATCGAGGGCTGGAAACTGATGGCCGGTGGTCTCTTTATTGCCGCCTGGTCCACCTATGGTTTCGAAACCTCTGTCTGCTATACCCGGGAGTTCAAGAACCCCAAGACCGATACCTTCAAGGCTATTTTCTACTCCGGCTTGCTGTGTATTGCCGTGTTTACCCTGGTACCGATTGCCTTCCAGGCGCACCTGGGCCTGGGTCAACTGGTGACGCCTGCCGTGGTTGACGCTGCAGGCACTACCGTCACCCCTGCGGTTTACAGCGGCATGCTGGCCCCAGAAATCTACAGCGGCATGGGCGTTGCCAGTGCCTTGTCCGACATGGCTGGCGGCGGCAAGATCATCGGTAATGTCATGGTCATCATGCTGGTGCTGGCACTGCTGCTTTCCATCATGACCTCCATGGCCGGTTCTTCCCGCACGCTGTATCAGGCATCGGTGGATGGCTGGTTGCCCAAGTACCTGTCCAAGGTGAATGAGCACGGCGCGCCTACCCCTGCCATGTGGACCGACCTCTGCTTCAACCTGCTGCTGCTCCTGCTGTCCGACTATGTGTTCGTGCTGGCCGCATCGAATGTCGGCTACATCATCTTCAACTTCCTCAACCTTAACTCTGGCTGGATACATCGCCTGGACCGCCCCAACTGGATGCGCCCTTACAAGGCGCCGACCATTCTGCTGGCAGCCGGTGGCGTGCTGAGCTTCGTCAACCTGGCACTGATGGGCTTTGGTGCCGATATCTGGGGCGAAGGTACCCTGATGACAGGCCTGATCTTCGGCGCGCTGATCATCCCGGTCTTCATCTACCGTCACTATGTGCAAGACAAAGGCCAGTTCCCCAAGGCCATGCTTGAAGACATGCATATTGCCGATGAAGCCGGTGTCTCCAGCCGTGCCGGTATCCTGCCCTACGTCGCGCTGGTGGCGGGTGTGGTGGTGGTCTATGTGTTCCATCATCTCGGTTAGTATTCCGCGCTAGCCGGGCATGAGACGGGTCGCCGCAAGGCGGCCCGTTTTTTATTTAAACAGTTGATTATTAATGAAAGTTTATGCGGGTGATACTCCCTAGGTGGTAAGCCCTAAGGAGAATTGTGAGACCGCGCCTGCCCCTCGAAAATAGCTTCACAACAACGATTCACTTCGCCTATTTCGAGAGGACACTTCATGGCACGCGATCCCAAGCACGACATTCTGTTTGAGCCCATTCAGATTGGGCCGAAAATCCTGCGCAACCGCTTTTACCAGGTGCCGCACTGTATCGGCGCCGGTTCGGACAAGCCTGGCTTTCAGGCGGCGCACCGCTCCATGAAGGCCGAAGGCGGCTGGGGCGCGATGAATACCGAATACTGCTCCATCCACCCCGAGTCTGACGATACCCACCGCCTGTCCGCGCGTATATGGGATGAAGGCGATGTGCGCAACCTGCGCGCCATGACCGATGAAGTGCATAAATACGGCGCCCTGGCCGGTATCGAGATGTGGTACGGCGGCGCGCATGCGCCTTGCATGGAGTCCCGCGCCACGCCACGCGGCCCCAGCCAGTACGCTTCCGAGTTCGAGACCCTGACCTATTGCAAGGAAATGGACCTGAACGACATCGCCATGGTGCAGCAATACTATGTGGACGCTGCCTACCGCGCCCGCGATGCCGGGTTTGACATTGTGTATGTCTACGGCGCGCACTCCTACCTGCCGCTGCAGTTCCTGAATCCTTACTACAACAAGCGTACCGATGGCTATGGCGGCTCGCTGGAAAATCGCGCCCGCTTCTGGCTGGAAACGCTGGAAAAGGTACGCCGCGCCGTGGGCGATGACTGCGCGATTGCCACGCGCTTTGCTGTGGACACCGTGTATGGCCCTGGCCAGATCGAAGTTGAAGTGGATGGCATGAAGTTCATTGAGCTGGCCGATCCGCTGGTGGATTTGTGGGACGTGGATGTCGGTGACATTGCCGAGTGGGGCGAAGATGCAGGCCCGTCGCGCTTTTACCAGCAGGGGCATCAGGTGCCCTGGACCAAGTTTGTGAAGCAGGTTTCCAAGAAGCCGGTGCTGGGCGTGGGCCGTTATACCGATCCGGAAAAAATGACCGAGATCGTGACCAAGGGCTATGCCGACATCATTGGCGCCGCCCGTCCATCGATTGCCGACCCTTACCTGCCGAAGAAAATTGAAGAAGGCCGCTATGACGACATTCGCGTCTGCATCGGCTGCAACGTGTGTATCTCGCGCTGGGAAATCGGTGGCCCACCGATGATCTGCACCCAGAACGCAACGGCAGGTGAAGAATACCGCCGTGGCTGGCATCCGGAAAAATTCCGCAAGACCACCTCCAGCGATGCCGTTCTCGTGGTTGGGGCTGGCCCTTCCGGCTCGGAGTGCGCACGGGTGCTGATGGAAAGTGGCTACACCGTGCACCTGTACGACAGCGCTGAAAAAGTCGGCGGCCACCTGAATAGTGTCGCGACCTTGCCTGGCCTGGGTGAATGGAGCTACCACCGCGATTACCGCGAAACCCAGCTCAACAAGCTGGTGAAGAAAAACAAGGATTCCGTGATCGCCCTGGGCCAGAAACGCCTGAGCGCCGACGATATCCTGCAATACGGCGCCGACAAGGTGGTGATTGCCACTGGCTCCAGCTGGAATACCGATGGTACCAATTGCCTGACGCACGATGCCATCCCCGGCGCCGATGCTTCACGTGCTGATCAACTCACGCCTGAGCAGGTGATGGAAGGCAAAAAGGCCATCGGCAAGCGCGTGGTGATTCTGAATGCCGATACCTATTTCATGGCACCCAGCCTGGCCGAGAAGCTGGCCGTGGCAGGGCACGAGGTCACTATCGTATCGGGTGTGCATCTGGCGAATTACATGCACTTCACGCTGGAGTACCCAAACATGATGCGTCGCCTGCATGAGCTGGGTGTGGAAGAACTGGGCGACCACTTCTGCTCACGCATTGAGCCGGGTCGTCTCGAGATCTACAACATCTGGGGCGATGGTTCCAAGCGCACCTATCGCGGTCCGGGCGTGGCTCCGCGTGATGCCAACAAGACCCACCGCTGGCTGGAGTTTGATTCGCTGATTCTGGTCACCGGCCGTCATTCCGAGAATGCCCTGTTCAACGACCTGAAAGCCCGCGAAAGCGAGTGGGAGGCCAATGGCATCAAGGGTGTGTACCTGATTGGCGATGCCGAGGCTCCCCGCCTGATTGCCGACGCGACCTTTACCGGCCACCGCGTGGCACGCGAGATCGAAGAAGCCAATCCGCAATACCCCTTGCCTTACAAGCGCGAGGTGGCGGTGTGGGGCGCGCCGCACATGCCGGGCGGTCAGTTCAAGATCGAGTACAAGGTTTAGTCAAGGGATCACTTCACAGCCCAGTGCAGCAGCGGGAGGCAGGGCTTCCCGCTGGCTTGCAGGTCAGCCGCCCGGGCCTTGAAGAACCGAAAAGCAAAAGAGACAGTTCATGAGCGATACCACCCTGGTCACCCGCATTCTTTTTCAGGATTTTTCTTCCTGGAGCATCACCCTGTTTTACCTCCTGGGCTACACCGCCATCGGCATCTTTGCACACGGTGTGTACACCCAGGTGCGTAAATACCGGCGCGGCCGTCCGCTGGACATCGGCGCCTGGCGCCAGCGTGCCGTCAACATGGTGCAGGATATGCTCACGCACCGTACCCTGGTGCGGCGGGATCGCAAGGCAGGGCGCGCCCATGCGCTAATTTTCTTCGGCTTTGCCCTGCTGTTCATTGGCACGGCAACCATCACGCTTGAATATGACATTTTGCAGCCGCTGTTTGGCTGGCGCTTCTGGCATGGCGAGTTCTACCTGTGGTTTTCGCTGGTGCTGGATATTGCCGGCGCCGGCCTGATCGCCGGCGTGCTGTACATGATGTATCGCCGCCAGTGGCTGAAGCTGCCCAAGCTGGATTACGCGCGGCCGGATCGCAGCCCGCAAGATCCGGATTACGATCGCAGTGGCTATCGCCGTGAGGACTGGGCCTTTCTGTGGGCGCTGATCCTGATCGGCGTCACCGGCTTTGTGCTGGAAGCCACCCGTCTGGTCTGGCTGAGCGGTCAGCCCACGGTGTGGGACCTGCGCTTCTGGTCACCGGTCGGTGCTGTCATGGCGCATGCCATGCAATGGATGGGCTTGTCACCGGAAGGTGCCGGGCTGTTCCGCAGCGGCCTGTGGTGGTTTCACGGTCTGCTGGCGCTGACCTTTATTGCGCTCATTCCCTACAGCAAGATTAAGCATATTGTCACCGCGCCCACCTCGCTGATGCTGCGCGATCCTCTGGCGGGCCGCCGCCTGCCCAAGGTGCCGGAAGAGCAAGCCAGCGCGGGCTATCAGTACATCACCGATTTCAAGTGGAAAGAGCTGCTGCATCTGGATGCCTGCACCAAGTGCGGCCGCTGCCACGAGGCTTGCCCGGCCAATGCCGTGGGGGCGCCGCTATCCCCGCGTGATGTGATTCTGTCGCTGCGCGAGTTTGCCAACCAGAGCCTCAATGCCGCCACCCTGCCGGAAAAAGCCGAGCTGGATGTGCATGGCAAAGGCCCGGGGCAGGTGTTCATGGAGACTCTGTGGTCGTGCCGTACCTGCCTGGCCTGCGTGGAAATCTGCCCGGTGGCTGTGGAGCATGTGCCGATTATTGTGCAGATGCGCCGCAAGCTGGTGGAAGACGGCAACATGGAACCGCTGCTGGAGAAAACCCTGCAGACCATCCACAAGACCGGCAATTCGTTTGGCGAATCCAAACGCAAGCGCGCCGCCTGGACCAAGGAGCTGCCATTCACCATCAAGGATGCGCGCAAGGAAGCGGTGGACATGCTGTGGTTTGTCGGCGATTACGCCTCGTTTGATCCGCGCAACCAGAAAGTCACCCGTGCCTTTGCCCGGCTGATGCATCAGGCCGGTGTGGATTTTGGCCTGCTGTTTGAAGGTGAAATGAACGCGGGCAACGATGTGCGCCGCGTGGGCGAGGAGGGGCTGTATGAGTACCTCGCCACTGCCAACATCACCTCGATACGGGATTGCGAGTTCAAGTCCGTGGTCACCACCGACCCGCACTCCTACAACACCATTCGTAACGAATACCCGGACTTTGGTGGCGAATTCGAGATTCAGCATTACACCACCGTGGTGCGCGAGCTGTTGCTGCAAGGCCGATTGCGCCTTCGTAAACCCTTGGGCTACCGCGTGACCTTTCATGACCCTTGCCATCTGGGCCGCTACAACAAGGGCTTTGATGCACCGCGCGACATCCTGCAGATGCTGGGTTGCGAGCTGGTGGAGATGGGGCGCAATCGCGACAACTCCTTCTGCTGTGGGGCGGGTGGCGGCCGTATCTGGATACCGGATGCGCCGGGCACGGAAAAGCCCTCGCAGAACCGCATGCACGAAGCGGGCGCCATCGAAGGCCTGCAAGTGTTCGTGGTGTCCTGCCCCAAGGATCTCACCATGTTTGAAGATGCCCTGAAGACCTCGGGCTACGAGGGCAAGTTTGTGGTGCGTGAGCTGATTGAACTGATAGAAGAATGTGTGGAATACGATGAGTCCCCAGCGCTTTCTGTCGAAGTCTGAGTCACAGGTCCCCATGACCGCACAGGCGCTGGTGGCGCATGTGCTGGAGAGTGGTGATTTTTATGCGGCGGTGGCCGTGCATGGTATCGCCGATGCCAGGCAAAGGCAGCGGCTGGAGGAACGCTTGTTTGGCAGTCGCCGCGATGTGCTGATGCTGGCGCGCTGGGAGCATACGCCCGCCAATGTGCTGGATGCCCTGTCGCGGCTGGAGCATATGCCGCTGGCACGGCGCGTGGTCAAGCACCGCAATACCGGTGGCAGCACGCTCAAGCATCAGTTCAGCCAGTCGGACGACCCTGCGCTGACAGGTCTCCTCGCCCTGCATGCCAATACGCCTGCGCCCTTGCTGCTGCAGATTGCCATGGGCGATCACGATCAGGTGGTGTTGAAAGGGCTGGCGCGCAATCCCAGTGCGCAGCCTGAGGTATTGCGCCTGCTGGCGCAGCGTTTCCCCAGGCGTTTTGACAAGGAAATCGCCAGCCATGCGGCAGTGCCGGTGGACCTCCTGGCCACGCTCTACCACCGTGGTGACAAGTTTGTGCGGGCCGCTGTGCTGGCGCACAAGCATGTGCCGGAAGCCCTGCTGCTGCAAGCGGCCAAATCCACCGAAACCCTGATCTTGCGTGCCCTGGTCAAGCATCCGCAGTTGCCCGCTGCCCTGGTGGATACCCTGAGCCAGCACAAAGACAACGCCATACGTGCGGCCCTGGCGACGCGGGCAGATTTGCCTGTGCACCTGACTGCGCGCCTGGCGCTGGACGAAAGCGATAGCGTGCGCCGCGCGGTGGCCTGCCGCGCCGACCTTGCACCTACGCTCATGCAGATGCTGGCGGAAGACCACGACCCCTGGGTGCGGCAATGGCTGGGCCGTAACCCCATGGCGGGCAAGCATGTGTTGCAAAAGCTCGCGCTGGATATTCATGAAGATGTGCGCCGTGCCGTGGCGCGTAACCCGAATTGCCCCATCACCCTGCTGGAAAAACTGGCTTCTGACCATAGAAGCTGGGTGCGTGCAGCGGTGGCGTATCAGCCCAATGTCACTTCCTGCCTGATGGCGAGCCTGGCGCGCGATAGCGCGGTGGATGTGCTGTCCGGCGTGGCGGCTAATCCACACACGGCGCCCGCGCTGCTGAAGCGCCTGGTGTTCTCCGAGGAGCTGGACGTGCGGCGCGGTGTGATCCTGAATCCGGCAGCGGGCCCTGAGATTTTGCTGCCGCTGCTGCAAGACCCGTATTACCTGCATCGCGTGATGCTGGCGAGCAGCCCAAAGCTCAGCGACCAGGACAAATGGCAACTGCGGGACGACCCCGATGCACGGGTGCGTTTTGCCTTATTTCAATGGCTGGCCGCGCGCGCCTTGCGCCCGGTGGCCGACCGGTATTTCTACAGGAGGAAGGCATGAAAATAGTAGTGGCAGTAAAACAGGTGGCCGCGCTCGATGATGATTTCGAGATACGCGCCGATGGCCTGGATGTGGATGAGGATTTTCTGATGTATGACCTCAATGAGTGGGATGACTACTCGCTGGAAGAGGCCATGAAGATCAAGGAAGCCGCTGCCGAGGGCGCGGTGGAAGTGATTGCCGTCTCGGTGGGCCCGGAGCGTGTGGATGAAAGCCTGCGCAAGTGCCTGGCCAAGGGCGCTGATCGCGCCATCCGTGTGTGGGATGACGCCATGGAAGGCTCGGATGCCGTGACCATAGGCCGCATTCTGGCGGGCGTGGTGAAAAAGGAAGCGCCTGCCATGGTGTTTGCCGGGGTGCAGTCCTCAGACCAGGCCAATGCTGCCACTGGCATGGCGATCGCCGCCAGCCTCGATTGGCCGCATGCCGCGGTGGTGGCCGAGCTGGATTATCAGCCCGGTGCTGCCACGGCCCGCATCAAGCGCGAGCTGGAAGGCGGCATGCTGCAGGCGGTGGAGATTGATTGCCCGGCCGTGCTGACCTTGCAACTTGGCATCAACAAGCCACGCTATGCCTCGCTGCGGGGCATCAAGCAGGCCGCCGCCAAGCCGATTGAACACTGGAGCCTGGGTGACCTGGGGCTGGATGCTACGCAAGTAGGCGCCACCGCTGCGCTATCCCGCGTGCGCCGCATGGAAATTCCGGTCAAGGGTCGCGCCCAGATGATAGAAGGCACGATCGCCGAACAAGCTGCCAAGCTGATTGAAATCATCAAGGAATACAAGGGAGAAGCTGCATGAACACTATTCTTGTAGTAGCCGAACACCGGCGTGGCGAAGTGCGCCCGGTGACGCTGGAGCTGATCACCGCTGCCCAGCAACTGAAAACCGCGGCAGATGACCGTGTGCTGCTGGCGATTATTGGTCAAGAGGCGGAGTCGCTCGCCAGCCAGCTGCAATGGGCAGGTGTAGACGAAATCATTGCCTGCAAGACCAATAGTGCTGAGTTTGAACCTGAGCTGGCCGAACAGGCAGTGTCTGCGCTGATTGTCTCGCGCAAACCCATTGCCGTGCTGTTGCCGCACAGTGTGGATTCATTGGGCTACGCCACAGCGGTGGCGGTGAAGGGCGGTTATGGTTATGCCACCGATGTCTTCAAGCTCGCCTACGATGGCGGCGCGCTGGTTGCCACCCGTGGCGGCTATAACCAGAAGGTGAATGTCGAGGTGGATTTCCCCGGTCATGCCTGTGCGGTGATGACCATACGCGGCGGCGCCTTCAAGCCTGTAGAAACGGTAGCGGCTCCGCTGCTGACGGTGGATGACCGCAGTGAACTGAGCGCCCGCAGCCGTCCGCTGGAGTTCATTGAGCAGGGCGGTGGTGGCGATATCGACATCACCACGGTCGAGTTCATCATGTCCATCGGCCGTGGCATCGGCGAAGAAGCCAATGTGGAAGACTTCCGCGAGCTGGCGGATAACATCGACGCCACCCTGTGCTGCTCGCGGCCGATTGCCGATGCTGGCTGGCTGCCCAAGTCGCGCCAGGTCGGGCAGTCTGGCAAGGTGGTGAGTGCGTGCAAGCTGTATGTGGCGATGGGGATTTCCGGTTCCATCCAGCACATGGCAGGCATGAAGCATGTGAGCACCATTGTGGCGGTCAATACCGATCCCGGCGC
This genomic window contains:
- a CDS encoding FAD-dependent oxidoreductase, which codes for MARDPKHDILFEPIQIGPKILRNRFYQVPHCIGAGSDKPGFQAAHRSMKAEGGWGAMNTEYCSIHPESDDTHRLSARIWDEGDVRNLRAMTDEVHKYGALAGIEMWYGGAHAPCMESRATPRGPSQYASEFETLTYCKEMDLNDIAMVQQYYVDAAYRARDAGFDIVYVYGAHSYLPLQFLNPYYNKRTDGYGGSLENRARFWLETLEKVRRAVGDDCAIATRFAVDTVYGPGQIEVEVDGMKFIELADPLVDLWDVDVGDIAEWGEDAGPSRFYQQGHQVPWTKFVKQVSKKPVLGVGRYTDPEKMTEIVTKGYADIIGAARPSIADPYLPKKIEEGRYDDIRVCIGCNVCISRWEIGGPPMICTQNATAGEEYRRGWHPEKFRKTTSSDAVLVVGAGPSGSECARVLMESGYTVHLYDSAEKVGGHLNSVATLPGLGEWSYHRDYRETQLNKLVKKNKDSVIALGQKRLSADDILQYGADKVVIATGSSWNTDGTNCLTHDAIPGADASRADQLTPEQVMEGKKAIGKRVVILNADTYFMAPSLAEKLAVAGHEVTIVSGVHLANYMHFTLEYPNMMRRLHELGVEELGDHFCSRIEPGRLEIYNIWGDGSKRTYRGPGVAPRDANKTHRWLEFDSLILVTGRHSENALFNDLKARESEWEANGIKGVYLIGDAEAPRLIADATFTGHRVAREIEEANPQYPLPYKREVAVWGAPHMPGGQFKIEYKV
- a CDS encoding APC family permease — its product is MNSNPPVDAIGADLSGDVVAQNSTLHRKIGWQGAFWVASGVPALVLFSIGAIAATVGKPSWMVWMISIAFGFIQAFTYAEIAGLFPHKSGGASVYGAVAWVRYSKFIAPVSVWCNWFAWSPVLAIGSGLAAGYILSALFAPDAVINTWQITLLDLSFIKTDLALRINATFILGAAVLMSVFAVQHGGILRSARVTMILGITALIPLMLIGLIPILTGDVPQVNFFPMAPLSYDAAGNVVDGVWGIEGWKLMAGGLFIAAWSTYGFETSVCYTREFKNPKTDTFKAIFYSGLLCIAVFTLVPIAFQAHLGLGQLVTPAVVDAAGTTVTPAVYSGMLAPEIYSGMGVASALSDMAGGGKIIGNVMVIMLVLALLLSIMTSMAGSSRTLYQASVDGWLPKYLSKVNEHGAPTPAMWTDLCFNLLLLLLSDYVFVLAASNVGYIIFNFLNLNSGWIHRLDRPNWMRPYKAPTILLAAGGVLSFVNLALMGFGADIWGEGTLMTGLIFGALIIPVFIYRHYVQDKGQFPKAMLEDMHIADEAGVSSRAGILPYVALVAGVVVVYVFHHLG
- the narL gene encoding two-component system response regulator NarL, yielding MTSGGATPTKVFLIDDHALFRKGVGQMIEADPAFRVVGEAASGSEGLLLAPPLQPDVVLIDLNMKGLNGIETLRRFKTESSLQARFVVLTVSDAEDDLLEALRAGADGYLLKDMEPEDLCASLKKVISGMTVIQDSLTEVLKQALLEPRTRKADDDVALTDREQEILQCLADGLNNKTIARKLGISDTTVKVHIKHLLSKLKLTSRLEAAVWAHRKK
- a CDS encoding DMT family transporter; protein product: MHAPPYAARLQATLQRHYSRNQRWGFMWALWTAILWGAWYVPGTALWYEAPYVDIPQDQQSLRLAATAVMTWVHALAVFVFLLLWNGVLGKVGDYARTMVRFRRISKWYALASLCGGPMAIFGSYMAMGYVGPVFAAVTSLFYPVIGAVVARLWYREKISTRAALGMLIIMMGGLVIYGPGLFGEVGGDNSHAWLGYLGGIMSALGWGMEGAVAARAMDVTDPDVGIHCRFSFEILFWGILILPALALFTSLPIGELLLTTVQNPKAMVWIVLASACHAYCYTAFYKSFSLIGVGRGEAIGNLYAVFALLFIAAFTLQMPPWYFLVGLILTVAGSFVMFGESAEDVAQLRDNPAGEHA
- a CDS encoding histidine kinase, whose translation is MRWLKNLYQLAGIKALLRHTLYLRLVVLLFCVLLLIIMMQVGSLFLLDYIPGNQSAMRQLYAQKFHWQALRAEVTARPTGSRLPAHGLNPDAGVIEFSWFRQQLGSRLPPVISRLEADTANLVAHYPQPEHSAGWLQAVDQVLRDYDSVAEELQRDVEVKQSVIGLLQLVSGLLLVSCLFALALKAKHLLIDRIGHLTRLLPEEFQLEDDQPYADEFARLEQTIYRIAARLEGFRAESEWFNQTRSERLRRVLRAQGFLHQLVGMINTPDLSEALLRKVLYMLESALDVQNVALLFAEKSGGETVERTLFSQHLPRAIPPGLLAELSTSQAASYQLPASDGQEGASGVVAAFTSPWETLGMLTVEAEATHVFDETDIELVEMTAQLLSMVMGTQNREQEGRRAALLDERAAIARELHDSLAQSLSFMKIQIFRLQSHPQTQHADLRGIVNELRQGLDNAYRELRELLSTFRVHMDVRGLRFAIQSAIDEFMQRSNLSIALDNRLVNCRLTVNEEFHILHVIREALSNIVRHSGASTVTVALVYQSNGSVIVTIDDDGIGYASKPGEPGHYGHSIMQERAYSLGGELAVLRRRTGGTRVRLVFTPQLAQ